The Maniola hyperantus chromosome 9, iAphHyp1.2, whole genome shotgun sequence genome includes a region encoding these proteins:
- the LOC117985641 gene encoding methyl-CpG-binding domain protein 4-like, translating into MSQESFDCISRFFDPEDNNIFSRSPNRVSLSPFKLLESSQDMSQASNGSESDLSFSQLTIEEPEPIRVPPFYNLTPRPMPQSPHYVIEEEFSNNPWAMLVATIFLTKTSGKAARPYMKYFFEEYPSPYHVLSETPTTLERVFDNLGLRKRGQMIWKLSYQFVSAKWRRASDLCGIGKYGEDAYRIFYLGHTDVDPEDRYLKLYLDWLRGNTEFMKDNGVTDSELVIEDPVLKYYRITLRNV; encoded by the coding sequence ATGTCTCAAGAGTCTTTTGACTGTATAAGCAGATTTTTCGACCCTGAAGACAATAACATATTTTCCAGAAGTCCCAACAGAGTGTCACTGTCACCATTCAAATTATTAGAAAGTTCCCAGGATATGAGTCAAGCTTCCAATGGATCTGAATCAGATCTGAGCTTTTCACAGCTTACAATTGAAGAACCAGAACCTATACGAGTTCCGCCATTTTATAACCTGACTCCACGTCCGATGCCTCAATCGCCACATTACGTCATCGAGGAAGAATTTTCTAACAATCCCTGGGCGATGTTAGTAGCAACGATTTTCCTAACCAAAACTTCAGGTAAAGCGGCAAGGCCCTACATGAAATATTTCTTTGAAGAATACCCTTCACCTTACCACGTATTGAGTGAAACTCCCACGACtttagaaagggtttttgataaTCTGGGGTTGAGGAAACGAGGCCAAATGATTTGGAAGCTGAGTTATCAGTTTGTTTCTGCTAAATGGCGGCGGGCGAGCGATCTATGCGGCATTGGGAAATACGGTGAAGACGCTTATAGGATTTTCTACTTAGGACATACAGATGTAGACCCTGAGGACaggtacctaaaattgtatttagaCTGGCTGAGAGGAAACACCGAGTTCATGAAAGACAATGGTGTGACGGACAGCGAACTCGTAATCGAAGATCCGGTTCTAAAGTATTATAGAATTACTTTGCGAAATGtttaa